One Streptomyces formicae genomic window, ACTGACCATGGACTTCAGCCTGTTGTACTTCGCCAACCGCAAGGTCGACGACCCGCCCGCCGAGTACGACCTGCTCTTCGACGCGGCCCGGTTCGCCGACGAGCACGACTTCACCGCCGTGTGGCTGCCCGAGCGGCACTTCCACCCCTTCGGCGGCGCCTACCCCAACCCGGCGCTCGCCGCGGCCGCGCTCGCCACCCGCACCAGCCGCCTGCGGCTGCGCGCGGGCAGCGTGGTGCTCCCGCTGCACGACCCGCTGACCGTCGTCGAGGACTGGGCGTTCGTCGACAACCTCTCGCGCGGCCGCGTCGACCTGGCCCTGGCCACCGGCTGGAACGCCAACGACTTCACGCTGGTGCCCGAGCGCTACGAGGACCGCAGGGCGTACACGAGGGACCACGTGCCCGTCCTGCGCGACCTGTGGGCGGGCAAGACCGTCACCCGGCGCAACGGGAAGGGCGAGGACGTCGAGGTCGGCACCTACCCGCGCCCCGTCCAGCCGGAGCTGGACATGTGGCTCACCTGCGCCTCCCACCCGGCGGGCTTCGCCGAGGCGGGCGCGCTCGGCCTCAACGTCCTGACCGCGCTGCTCTTCCAGCGCGTCGAGGACCTGGCGCCGCGCGTCACGGCGTACCGCGACGCCCGCGAGAAGGCGGGCCTCGACCCCGACACGGGCCAGGTCACCGTCATGGTGCACACCTTCGTGGGGGAGAGCGACGCGGCGGTGCGCGAGACCGTCCGCGCGCCCTTCCTGGAGTACCTGGAGTCCTCCGTCGACCTGTGGAAGGACCACTGGCAGGACCTCGGCCGCCTCTCCGGCGAGAAGCTCCTGAGCTACGCCTTCGAGCGCTACTTCCGTACGTCGGCGCTGCTCGGCTCGGTCGAGAAGTGCACCCGGTTCGTACGCGACCTGCGGGAAGCGGGCGTCACCGAGGTGGCCTCGCTGATCGACTTCGGAGCGCCGGGACCCGTGACGCTGGACGCGCTGCCCTACCTCGACCAGGTACGGCGCGCCGTCCAGGAGGGCTGAGGGCTCGCCCGCGCCGGGGCGGGAGAGCAGGAGAAGGGCCGTCCGTCGGTGTGCCGGACGGCCCTTCCCCTTCTTCGGAGCGGCACGGGGGAACCGCTCCTCCAGGGGTGGTTCAGAGGGCGGCGCGGCCTCGCCTGCCGTAGGCCCACACGAGTTCGAGCGCGAGGCCCGCGACCACGGCGCAGCCCACCGAGGCCCAGGGCGCGGTGACGCCGACCAGGCGCAGTTGGAAGAAGTCCTGCAAGAAGGGGACGAGCAGGACGACGCAGAAGCCCGCCGCCATGGTCAGGACGAGCAGGATCCGCCACCACGTGTACGGGCGGGCGATGATGGCAAGGGCCCACAGCGCGACGAGGAACAGCGCGAGCGTCGCCGCGGAGGTCTCCGCGTCCAGGTCGTCCGCGTACACCTGCCGCGCCACCAGGTACGCCACCGACGTGGCGAGCGCGGCGAGCGCGCCCGCGGGGATCGCGAAGCGCAGCACCCGGCCCACGAAGTCGGGCCGCGCGCGCTCCTTGCCGGGGGCGAGCGCCAGGAAGAACGCGGGCACGCCGATGGTCAGCGTGCCGATCAGCGTGATGTGCCGGGGCAGGAACGGATAGGGCACGCGCGCGCAGACGATCACGATCGCCATCAGGACCGAGTAGACGGTCTTGGTGAGGAAGAGGTTGGCGACGCGCTCGACGTTGCCGATGACGCGACGGCCTTCTGCGACCACCGAAGGCAGCGTCGCGAAGCTGTTGTCGAGCAGCACGATCTGGGCGACCGCGCGGGTGGCGGGGGAGCCCGAGCCCATCGCCACGCCGATGTCGGCGTCCTTGAGGGCGAGCACGTCGTTGACGCCGTCGCCGGTCATCGCCACGGTGTGGCCCTGGGACCGCAGGGCCTTGACCATGTCCCGCTTCTGCCGCGGCCCCACCCGGCCGAAGACGCTGCCCCGGCCGACTGCTTCGGCCAGATCGCGGGGGTCGTCGGGCAGGTAGCGGGCGTCGACGGGGTGGTGCGCGCCCGGCAGGTCGAGCCCGGCGGCCACCGCGCCGACGGAGACCGCGTTGTCGCCGGATATCACCTTCGTGGTGACGCCCTGCTCGGCGAAGTACCGCAAGGTGTCGGGGGCTTCCTCGCGGACGCGCTGCTTGATGTTGACCAGCGCGCACGGCACCGTCGCGTCCGGCACCGAGGCGGGATCCCGAAGGAGCTCGTCTAGGGGGCGCGAGCAGCGGGCGAGCAGCAGCACCCGCAGGCCGCGCGCGCCGTAGGTGTCGGCGGCGACGAGCACCGTGTGGCCGGGGCGGAGGAGAGTGTCGGGTGCGCCGATCAGCCAGGTCGACTCGACGCCGCACGCCTCCACGAAGGTGGCGCCGCTCCAGCGGCGCGCCGAGGAGAACGGCGCGTTGGCCGTGCGCACCCAGTCGTCGGGGGCCGGATGCGACTCGACGATCGCCCGCATGCTCGCGTTGGGCCGTTCGTCGGCGGCGCCGAGCGCGCCGAGCACCGCCGCCACGGGACAGGCCGGGTCCAGCGAGTGCACCTCGTCGACGTCCATGGACGGCTCGGTGAGCGTGCCCGTCTTGTCCAGGCACACGGTGTCGACGCGGGCCAGGCCCTCGATCGCGGGCAGCTCCTGGACCAGGCACTGCCGCTTGCCGAGCCGGACCACGCCGACGGCGAAGGCCAGCGAGGTGAGCAGCACGAGGCCCTCGGGCACCATCGGGACCAGGCCGCCCACCATGCGGCGCACGGCCTCCGGCACGTCGTCGTCGTTGACCATCAGTTGCGTGATGATCAGCGCGATGCCCGCGGGCACGATGGCGAGCGTCACGAACCGCAGGATCCGGTCGATGCCGTTGCGCAGCTCGGAGTTGACCAGGGTGAACCTGCGGGCCTCCTCGGCGAGCCGCGCCGCGTACGCCTCGCGGCCCACCCGGTTCGCGGTGAACGTGCCGGTGCCCGCCACCACGAAGCTCCCCGAAAGCACGGTGTCACCCGGGCGCTTGACGACCGGATCGGCCTCGCCGGTGAGCAGCGACTCGTCGACCTCGAGGCCCTCGGCGACGCGGACCAGGCCGTCCACCACGATCCGGTCGCCCTGGGCCAGGTCGACGGTGTCGTCGATGACGATCTCGGACGCGGCGAGCGCCACCGGGGCGCCGTCGCGCCACACCCGGGGCCGGGTCTCGCCGATGATGGCGAGCCGGTCCAGGGTCCGCTTGGCGCGGACCTCCTGGACGATGCCGATCAGGGTGTTGGCGAGGATCACGCCGCCGAACAGGCCGTCCTGGACGGGCCCCACGATCATGATGATCACGAAGAGGACGCCGATGACCGCGTTGATCCGGGTCAGCAGGTTGGCGCGGACGATCTCCCCGATGCCGCGGCTCGACCGGGCGGGGACGTCGTTGACCCGGCCCCGCGCGACCCGCTCGGCCACCTGGGCGGCGGTGAGTCCGCGCACCGCGTCGACGGGTCCCCCGGGCACCGGCCCGGCGAAGGCTTCAGGGTCGGCGCCACGACCGCTCTCCTCGTGCGCCTCTACCCGCTTCTCCATGCTTCCGGTGCCCTCCGCACTCGTCGTGCCGGGCCGCTCCCTCCGTGGGGAACGGCCCGGCTGCGTGTCCAGGAGAGACCGTAGAAGCGGGGCAGAGGCCCCCACCAGGCACTAACGGTAGGACGTGGCCTGCACTTTCGATGGAGCGGGCGCCTCCGGACGGGCTCGGCCGACCAGCGGCCGTGGCCCCACGTGGAGGGGGCCGAGGACGGTCCCCTGAAGGTCGAACTAGGCTTCGACGAGGAGAGCGACGCCTGGCGCTCCACCACCGACCGCCCGGGAAAGGAACACGCGCCATGACCAACCCCTTCGAGAACGACGACGCCCCGTACCTGGTCCTCGTGAACGACGAGAACCAGCACTCCCTGTGGCCCGTGTTCGTCGACGTGCCCGAGGGCTGGCGGTCCGTCTTCGGCGAGGCCGCCCGTAAGGACTGTCTCGACTACATCGAGCGGAACTGGAGCGACATGCGGCCCAAGAGCCTCGTCGACGCCATGGACGGGAGCAAGTGACCCCGGCCGCACCGGCCGTCCCCGCACGTCCCGCTCCCTCGGTGCCGCACGGGCCGCTCAGTATGCCGACATGACCCTCCATCCACTTATAACGCGCCAATAAGACCCGCATACCGCGATCTTCGACACTGTCGGCGTGTCAGACCCCCATGCGTACCGAGCAGCGAGCGCCGCGCAGCAAGGCGTCTGGCTGGCCCACCAGTTGGACCCCGGCAGCACGCTCTACCACTGCGGGGTCCGCCTCGTCGTCGAAGGCCCCGGCCTCGACGTGCCGCTGCTGCGCGAGGCCGTGCGGCGCGCGGTCACCGAGGCCGAGACGCTGCGGACGCGGTTCGTCGCCCACGAGGACGAACTGCGCGTGCGGATCGCGGACGTGCCCGAGGAGCCGCTGACCGTCGTCGACCTGCGGGCCGGACCCGAGGCGGAGCGCGAGGCCGCCGCCCGCGCGTGGACGGACGCCGACCTCGCCGCCCCCATGGACCCGGCCCGCGGCCCGCTCGCCGCGCACACCCTGCTCCGGATTGCCGACGACCGGGCCTGGCTGCACCTGCGCTACCACCACATCACCCTCGACGGGTACGGCCAGAACCTCTACCTGCGCCGCCTCGGCGACCTCTACAGCGCCCTGGTGGCGGGCCGCGACCCGGGGCCGAGCCCCTTCGTGCCACTGGGGCGGCTCCTGGACGAGGACGCGCGCTACCGCGCCTCCGACCGCCACGCCCGCGACCGTGCCCACTGGCTGCGGGAGTTCACCGGCGCGCCCGTGCCCGCCACCCTCGCGGGCCGCTCCGCGCCGCCCGGCGCCGAGGTGCTGCGCAGCGCCGTACGGCTGCCGGGGGAGCGCGTACGGGGGCTCCTGGACGCGGTGCCGGACGCCGTGGGCCGCTGGTCGCTGCTGGTCGTCGCCGCCACCGCCGCCTATCTGCACAGGATCGGCGGCGCCCGCGAGGTGGTCATCGGGCTGCCGCTCGCCGCCCGGGTGGGCGGGGCGTCGGTCACCACCCCCTCCATGGCGGTGAACGTGCTGCCGCTGCGGATCGCCCTCGACGAGACGACGACGTTCGCCGGACTGGTCGCCCAGGCCCGGGCGAAGGTCAGCGAGGCGATCAGGCACCAGCGCTACCGGGGCGAGGAACTCCGCGCGGAACTCGGCCTTTCGGGCGCCTCCGACGACCTGCACGGCCCGTCCGTGAACACCATCGCCTACGAGGAGGAACCGTCCTTCGCGGACCTGCGCGTCACCCGCCACCAGGTCATGACGGGGCCCGTCAAGGACCTGTCGGTGGTCGCCGTCGGCACCCAGGACGGCGAGGGCGGCGTCCTCCTCGAACTGGAGGCCAACCCCGCGGTGTACGACGCGGCCGGGCTGACCCGGCACCGCGACCGCTTCACCGCGTTCCTCGACGCGCTCGCCCGCACCCCCGACGAGCCGGTCGACGACGTCGACGTGCTCGGCGACACCGAGCGGGAGCTGCTGCGCGCCTGGCGCGACACCGGCACGGACGCGCCGCCGCCCACGGCGAGCCTCGCGCGCCTCTTCGAACGCCAGGCACGCCTGCGCCCCGACGCGACGGCCCTCGTCGACGTCGACTCCGAACAGGCCCTCACGTACGGGGAGTTGAACGCCCGCGCCGACTGGCTTGCCCGGCGCCTCACCGCGAGCGGCGTGGCCCCCGGCGACCTCGTCGCGCTCCTGATGCGGCGCTCGGCCCACCTGGTGGTGGCGATCCTCGCGACGCTCAAGGCGGGCGCGGGCTACGTGCCGCTGCACCGGGGGCACCCGCCGGAGCGGTCCCGCGGGATCCTCGCCGACACGGCGGCGCGCGCCCTGCTCACCGACGACGTGGCGGGCGCGCACCCGGTGACGGCCGGGGGCGGGCCGCCCGTGATCGAGGTGGGCGACGCCGAGACGGAAGGGCCGGGCGCGGACACGCCAGGCGCGGGCACGCCGGGCGCGGACGTCCCCGGTGATGCCGTCGCGTACGTGATGTTCACCTCCGGCTCCACAGGGCTGCCCAAGGGCGTGGCCGTCACCCACGCCAACGTGGCGGCCTTCGCCCTCGACCGGTGCTGGAGCGACGACGTCGCCGAGTGCGTCGTCTTCCACGCCAACCACGCCTTCGACGCCTCCACCTACGAATTGTGGGTGCCCCTGCTGCGCGGCGGCCGCGTCGTCGTGGCACCGGAGGCACCGCCCACGGCCGAGCACATCGGGCGGCTCATCGCCACCCACCGTGCCACCAACTTCCATGCCACCGCGGGGCTTTTCCGGGTGCTCGCGCAGGAGGCGCCGCACGTCTTCGCCGGGCTGCGGGAGATCTCCACCGGCGGCGACGTGGTCTCCGCCGACGCGATCCGCGCACTCCAGCGGGCCTGCCCCGACCTGGTGGTCCGCACCACCTACGGCCCGACCGAGACCACCGCGTTCGCCACCCACCTTCCGTTCACCGCCGCCGACCCGGTGCCCGACACCGTGCCCATCGGCCGCCCCATGGACCACACCCGAGCCCATGTCCTCGACGCCCGGCTGCGCCCCGTGCCCATCGGCGTCCCCGGCGAGCTGTACGTCGCGGGCGCGGGCGTCGCCCGCGGTTACTGGGGTCGGCCCTCGCTCACCGCGGGGCGCTTCCTGCCCGACCCCTTCGGGGCGCCGGGAGAGCGCATGTACCGCACCGGGGACATCGCCAGATGGCGGCCCGACGGCACGCTCGACCATCTGGAGCGCGCCGACGACCAGGTCAAGGTCCGGGGCTTCCGCATCGAGCCCGGTGAGATCGAGTCGGCCCTCAGGCGCCGCCCCGAGATCGGCCAAGCGGTGGCTCTGGTACGGGAGTTCAGGGGCGACGGCGCGGACAAGCGGCTCGTCGCCTACGTCGTGCCATCGGGCGGGCCCGGCGCCGCCCCCGACCCCGGCGTCCTGCGCACCGCACTGGCCGAACAGTTGCCCGACTACATGGTGCCCGCCGCCTTCGTCGTCATGGACGCGCTGCCGATCACGGCGAACGGCAAGCTCGACCGCGCGGCCCTGCCCGCCCCCGACTTCGGGGCGCCGACCCCGGGCAGGTCCCCGCGCACCCCGCTGGAGGCCACCCTGTGCGGGCTCTTCGCCGACGTCCTCGGTGTCGACCGCGTCGGCATCGACGACAGCTTCTTCGACCTGGGCGGACACTCCCTGACGGCCACGCGCCTCGCGGGTCGGGTGCGCTCCGCGCTCGGCCTCGAACTGGAGATGCGGGCACTGTTCGAGACGCCCACGGTCGCCGCGCTGTCCGCGGGCCTGTCCCGCGTGCGGCGCACAGGACCGCCGCTGCTTCCGGTGCCCGAGGCCGCCCGCCCCGACCCGCTGCCGCTCTCGTACGCGCAGCGCCGCCTCTGGCTCATCGAGCAGCTCGAAGGCCCTGGCGCCACGTACAACATGCCGCTGGCCCTGCGTCTGAGGGGCCCGCTCGATCGCACGGCGCTCGCCCTCGCCCTGTCCGACCTCACCGAGCGGCACGCGAGCCTGCGCACGGTCTTCCCGCAGGGGCCCGAGGGGCGGCCCCACCAGCGGATCCTCACCGGCGCCGCGGGCACACCCGCGCTGACCGTGCGCGACGCGGCCCCCGACGAAGTGCGGGGGCTGCTCGCCGCCGAGGCCGCGCGCGGCTTCGACCTCACCCGGGACCTCCCGCTGCGCGCCACCCTGTGGCACGTCGGCGCCGACGTGCACGTCCTGCTCCTGGTCATCCACCACATCGCGGGCGACGCCTGGTCGCTCCCGCCGCTGCTTCGCGACCTGTCCACGGCGTACGCGGCCCGGCGCGCGGGCGACGACGCCGACCTGCCGCCGCTGCCCGTGAGCTACGCCGACTACACGCTGTGGCAGCGCGCGTTCCTCGGCGACCCCGACGACGACGAGAGCCCCGCCGCCACGCAA contains:
- a CDS encoding MupA/Atu3671 family FMN-dependent luciferase-like monooxygenase, yielding MDFSLLYFANRKVDDPPAEYDLLFDAARFADEHDFTAVWLPERHFHPFGGAYPNPALAAAALATRTSRLRLRAGSVVLPLHDPLTVVEDWAFVDNLSRGRVDLALATGWNANDFTLVPERYEDRRAYTRDHVPVLRDLWAGKTVTRRNGKGEDVEVGTYPRPVQPELDMWLTCASHPAGFAEAGALGLNVLTALLFQRVEDLAPRVTAYRDAREKAGLDPDTGQVTVMVHTFVGESDAAVRETVRAPFLEYLESSVDLWKDHWQDLGRLSGEKLLSYAFERYFRTSALLGSVEKCTRFVRDLREAGVTEVASLIDFGAPGPVTLDALPYLDQVRRAVQEG
- a CDS encoding cation-translocating P-type ATPase, which translates into the protein MEKRVEAHEESGRGADPEAFAGPVPGGPVDAVRGLTAAQVAERVARGRVNDVPARSSRGIGEIVRANLLTRINAVIGVLFVIIMIVGPVQDGLFGGVILANTLIGIVQEVRAKRTLDRLAIIGETRPRVWRDGAPVALAASEIVIDDTVDLAQGDRIVVDGLVRVAEGLEVDESLLTGEADPVVKRPGDTVLSGSFVVAGTGTFTANRVGREAYAARLAEEARRFTLVNSELRNGIDRILRFVTLAIVPAGIALIITQLMVNDDDVPEAVRRMVGGLVPMVPEGLVLLTSLAFAVGVVRLGKRQCLVQELPAIEGLARVDTVCLDKTGTLTEPSMDVDEVHSLDPACPVAAVLGALGAADERPNASMRAIVESHPAPDDWVRTANAPFSSARRWSGATFVEACGVESTWLIGAPDTLLRPGHTVLVAADTYGARGLRVLLLARCSRPLDELLRDPASVPDATVPCALVNIKQRVREEAPDTLRYFAEQGVTTKVISGDNAVSVGAVAAGLDLPGAHHPVDARYLPDDPRDLAEAVGRGSVFGRVGPRQKRDMVKALRSQGHTVAMTGDGVNDVLALKDADIGVAMGSGSPATRAVAQIVLLDNSFATLPSVVAEGRRVIGNVERVANLFLTKTVYSVLMAIVIVCARVPYPFLPRHITLIGTLTIGVPAFFLALAPGKERARPDFVGRVLRFAIPAGALAALATSVAYLVARQVYADDLDAETSAATLALFLVALWALAIIARPYTWWRILLVLTMAAGFCVVLLVPFLQDFFQLRLVGVTAPWASVGCAVVAGLALELVWAYGRRGRAAL
- a CDS encoding MbtH family protein gives rise to the protein MTNPFENDDAPYLVLVNDENQHSLWPVFVDVPEGWRSVFGEAARKDCLDYIERNWSDMRPKSLVDAMDGSK